Proteins from a genomic interval of Candidatus Hydrogenedens sp.:
- a CDS encoding exo-alpha-sialidase, producing MRYCSFVLLPMLLMGQFAYSFPKVVCVNPEISIQKVFGTETPGGKYKHPASITELDNGDLYLAYYCGSGEYEDDTKVFGSRKPKDSDQWQPPVVIADIPWLGEGNPVVWQGPNGIVWLFYVVRYGETWCTSRIHYKISRDGANTWSDSAVLAFDPGMMVRSQPLLLSDNKFILPAYHEKGENPEFTAPETSSVFFIHDLKTRTWTQSNHVRSRIGNLQPSVVALSDTHLLAYCRRGGGYDPIPDGFIVKTESFDGGKTWTDGVDTEFVNPNAAVDLIKLKNGHLLLFFNDNPGDRNPLSVAISMDEGKTWKIKRDLVRGKDSYAYPYAIQLKDGRIALIFTSHERTQINLAIFAEEQLINWNEKGKDKE from the coding sequence ATGAGATATTGCAGTTTTGTTTTGCTTCCAATGTTACTTATGGGGCAGTTTGCTTATTCTTTTCCGAAAGTGGTGTGTGTAAATCCTGAAATATCTATTCAAAAGGTATTTGGGACAGAGACACCGGGAGGAAAGTATAAACATCCGGCATCTATCACAGAATTGGATAATGGTGATTTATATTTAGCGTATTATTGCGGTAGTGGTGAGTATGAAGATGATACAAAAGTGTTTGGGTCAAGGAAGCCGAAAGATTCTGACCAATGGCAACCGCCAGTAGTTATTGCAGATATTCCCTGGCTTGGTGAAGGGAATCCTGTGGTCTGGCAGGGACCGAATGGCATTGTCTGGTTGTTTTATGTAGTTCGATATGGAGAAACATGGTGCACTTCGCGGATACATTATAAAATTTCAAGAGATGGCGCTAATACATGGTCTGATTCTGCTGTGCTTGCATTTGACCCTGGTATGATGGTGCGTTCTCAACCCTTATTATTAAGCGACAATAAGTTTATTCTGCCTGCCTATCATGAGAAAGGGGAAAACCCGGAATTTACCGCACCCGAAACCAGTTCTGTATTTTTTATTCATGATTTAAAAACACGCACATGGACGCAGAGCAATCATGTCCGCTCGCGTATAGGGAATTTGCAGCCCTCTGTTGTTGCGTTGAGTGATACACATCTTTTAGCGTATTGTCGTCGTGGGGGAGGGTATGACCCTATTCCGGATGGTTTTATTGTGAAGACAGAGTCGTTTGATGGTGGAAAAACATGGACAGACGGAGTAGATACGGAGTTTGTTAATCCGAACGCCGCTGTTGACCTTATTAAATTAAAAAATGGGCATCTTTTATTGTTTTTTAATGACAATCCTGGGGACAGAAATCCTTTATCCGTAGCCATTTCAATGGATGAAGGGAAAACATGGAAGATTAAGAGAGACCTTGTTCGGGGAAAAGATTCGTATGCTTACCCGTATGCCATACAATTGAAAGATGGTAGAATTGCCTTGATATTTACCTCGCATGAACGGACACAGATTAATCTGGCTATTTTTGCAGAAGAGCAACTTATTAACTGGAATGAAAAAGGTAAAGACAAGGAATAA
- a CDS encoding RluA family pseudouridine synthase, translating into MKDIRQFTVSEEIPSLRLDLFLSDQLEGISRTRIQTLIKEGGVLINGKQIKKPSTLITAGDTIEITLAEVEENTELIPENIPIEILYEDKDVIVVNKPAGLVVHSAPGHTHGTLVNALLYNCKDYVISGDPKRPGIVHRLDMNTSGVLVVAKNPESYHHLRKQVEDRAFSRKYFALVKGIPKTEQGIIDAGIGRSFADPKRMSITGINAREAVTHFYLREKFSSVSFLELKLNTGRTHQIRVHLRFIGNPILGDPVYGFTDYSTLGFPKNIILALQKLPGQALHAGLLGFIHPTTNKYIEFTAPLPEYFQNILNELRKINSP; encoded by the coding sequence ATGAAAGATATACGCCAATTTACTGTTTCAGAGGAAATTCCTTCCCTTCGATTAGACCTTTTTTTATCAGACCAGTTAGAAGGTATCTCGCGAACTCGAATACAAACCCTGATAAAAGAGGGCGGCGTTCTTATTAATGGCAAACAGATAAAAAAGCCCTCTACCTTGATAACCGCAGGTGATACTATTGAAATAACACTTGCAGAGGTAGAAGAAAATACAGAACTGATTCCTGAAAACATACCGATAGAAATCCTTTATGAAGATAAAGATGTAATTGTTGTGAATAAACCAGCGGGTCTCGTGGTTCATTCGGCACCCGGGCATACTCATGGCACTCTGGTAAATGCCTTGTTATATAATTGTAAAGATTATGTAATATCAGGTGACCCTAAACGACCGGGTATTGTTCATCGTCTTGATATGAACACCTCCGGTGTCCTTGTAGTAGCGAAAAATCCAGAAAGTTATCATCACTTGCGGAAACAGGTTGAAGACAGGGCGTTCTCACGAAAATATTTTGCTCTGGTGAAGGGTATTCCCAAAACAGAACAGGGGATAATAGATGCCGGAATTGGACGCAGTTTTGCAGACCCGAAACGGATGTCTATCACAGGAATTAATGCACGAGAAGCAGTTACCCATTTTTATCTACGAGAAAAATTTTCATCTGTAAGTTTCCTGGAACTAAAACTCAACACAGGTAGAACTCATCAAATACGCGTTCACCTACGATTTATCGGGAACCCCATCCTTGGGGACCCTGTTTATGGTTTCACGGATTATTCTACATTAGGTTTCCCCAAGAATATTATTCTTGCCCTTCAAAAACTACCTGGTCAGGCATTGCATGCAGGACTGCTTGGATTTATTCACCCTACAACCAATAAGTATATAGAATTTACGGCACCTTTACCCGAATATTTCCAAAATATCCTGAATGAATTGAGAAAAATCAATTCACCCTGA
- a CDS encoding DUF2961 domain-containing protein, with protein sequence MKRTMGIFILVVLVCPILAFANSVITTGHLIEELTDMYQLTEFPEVNYKLVQFSSFDRRSVQRLHADWFSNSDGFGSEPIPGFLSVLKEEKDGNDGEYLLADVKGPGAIVRFWTAAIKGNVRMYLDDEEKPIYEGPAESFFRFPYNSFINGTGITEELLKGSLYQRDSAYCPMPFAKSCKIVWIGKKRDIHFYHLMVRIYESGTVVQTFSPDDLKKSEKEIIRVCNTLKNPDDMLADEKLERTPIQSELSYREESSIWSNKAGPGAVVYMKLRVKDFVPSQTFREIILRIYADGIKEPLVDSPLADFFSAAPGINPYRSLPMEITADGWFISRFIMPYQKEMNITLRNLTQNPLSVEGEISSQPYEWNPQLSMYFCARWKGSDALWVRVSRPHDLPFLYAKGKGCLVGAVSHVFNPSPIPTSGGNWWGEGDEKIFVDRDVVPSIFGTGSEDFYNYSWSATDIFYYPYCGQPRNDGPGNRGFVSNFRWLFLDKIPFNEYMAFSMELLIHEEVFNLGYARIAYYYARPETTDDHAPIPDRIYNPLTAQEDWSWLPAPKGAAHKALYYQAEDCLVSADGTELMSSYMWAGRGLCLWKPKQAGDILSFKIHVPEEGDYDVRLVCALSPQSGSVQVLWDDKLITPQPVNLYDEHHLLSREFNFGKQQISVGEHTLTLKYSDNKPKHIGIDFIWLQPVK encoded by the coding sequence ATGAAAAGAACAATGGGGATATTTATTTTGGTAGTTTTGGTATGTCCTATTTTGGCGTTTGCGAACTCTGTGATTACGACGGGACATCTTATTGAGGAACTTACAGATATGTATCAATTAACAGAGTTTCCCGAAGTGAATTACAAACTTGTGCAGTTTTCATCGTTTGACCGACGGAGTGTTCAGCGACTACATGCGGATTGGTTTAGCAATTCTGATGGTTTTGGGAGCGAACCTATTCCCGGTTTCCTTTCGGTATTAAAAGAGGAGAAGGATGGGAATGATGGGGAGTATCTGCTTGCAGATGTGAAGGGTCCCGGTGCTATTGTTCGTTTCTGGACTGCGGCTATAAAAGGTAATGTTCGGATGTATCTGGATGATGAAGAAAAGCCGATATATGAAGGACCTGCAGAAAGTTTTTTCAGATTCCCGTATAATTCTTTTATTAATGGAACAGGGATTACAGAGGAATTGTTGAAAGGCAGTTTGTATCAACGAGATTCGGCTTATTGTCCGATGCCTTTTGCAAAATCTTGTAAAATTGTATGGATAGGGAAGAAAAGGGATATTCATTTTTATCATCTCATGGTTCGTATTTACGAGAGTGGAACTGTTGTCCAGACTTTTTCTCCGGATGATTTGAAAAAATCAGAAAAGGAGATTATCCGTGTTTGCAATACCTTAAAAAACCCGGATGATATGCTTGCAGATGAGAAATTAGAAAGAACACCCATACAAAGTGAATTATCTTACCGTGAAGAAAGTTCTATCTGGAGCAATAAAGCGGGTCCGGGAGCCGTGGTCTATATGAAATTGCGAGTAAAGGATTTTGTCCCATCCCAGACATTTCGTGAAATAATACTTCGAATATATGCCGATGGTATTAAAGAGCCGTTAGTGGATAGTCCTCTGGCGGACTTTTTCTCTGCGGCACCGGGGATAAATCCTTATCGTTCTCTGCCCATGGAAATAACTGCGGATGGATGGTTCATTTCGCGTTTTATAATGCCCTATCAGAAGGAAATGAACATTACATTAAGAAATCTAACGCAGAATCCATTGTCGGTAGAGGGCGAAATATCGTCGCAACCGTATGAATGGAATCCACAACTTTCTATGTATTTTTGTGCACGATGGAAAGGGAGTGATGCACTCTGGGTGCGTGTAAGCCGTCCTCATGATTTACCTTTCCTGTATGCAAAGGGGAAAGGGTGTCTTGTGGGTGCTGTCAGTCATGTTTTTAATCCATCTCCAATACCGACCTCTGGTGGAAATTGGTGGGGCGAGGGAGATGAGAAAATCTTTGTTGACCGAGATGTGGTTCCTTCTATCTTTGGTACAGGTTCTGAGGATTTTTATAATTACTCCTGGTCTGCAACGGATATTTTTTACTATCCGTATTGTGGGCAACCCCGCAATGATGGACCGGGAAATCGCGGTTTTGTATCTAATTTTCGCTGGCTTTTCTTAGATAAAATTCCTTTTAATGAATATATGGCATTTTCAATGGAATTGCTAATTCATGAAGAGGTTTTTAATTTAGGATATGCACGCATTGCTTATTATTATGCCCGACCTGAAACGACAGATGACCACGCTCCTATTCCGGACCGCATTTACAATCCTTTAACGGCACAAGAGGATTGGAGTTGGTTACCTGCACCTAAAGGAGCGGCTCATAAAGCACTTTACTATCAAGCGGAGGATTGCCTTGTATCTGCAGATGGGACAGAACTAATGTCGTCTTATATGTGGGCAGGTAGAGGTTTATGTTTATGGAAGCCGAAGCAAGCAGGGGATATTTTGAGTTTTAAAATCCATGTTCCTGAAGAAGGGGATTATGATGTTCGGCTGGTATGTGCCTTATCCCCGCAATCTGGTAGTGTCCAGGTTTTATGGGATGATAAATTAATCACACCACAACCTGTAAATCTGTATGATGAACATCATTTATTATCGCGTGAATTTAATTTCGGTAAGCAGCAAATATCTGTTGGTGAGCATACTTTGACTTTGAAATATTCCGATAATAAACCGAAACACATCGGGATTGATTTTATCTGGCTTCAGCCCGTAAAGTAA
- a CDS encoding DEAD/DEAH box helicase, translated as MRKKVEKPLIVQSDRTILLEVENPLYEEARDALSAFAELVKSPEHFHTYRITPISLWNSASAGYTATQIIDLLHKYSRYDVPSNLIYEITDTVRRYGRLKLYKSPQQELILESDDTMLLSELLYNKALQEFGLTKLDSRRVRVNTQFRGHLKSVLVKLGFPAEDLAGYVEGAPLKFDLRKKLPSGKPFVLRNYQTDAISAFYAGGTNRGGSGVIVLPCGAGKTIVGIGVMHKLQTHTLVLTTNTVALRQWKTELLEKTTLTEDQIGEYSGELKEIKPVTLATYQILTHRKTKDSPFLHFRLFEDGAWGLIIYDEVHLLPAPVFRATADLQARRRLGLTATLVREDGREDEVFSLIGPKKCDIPWKVLEKQGWIAEALCTEVRVPMLEEDRYRYVVASKSAKFQIASKNPIKISICKQILDYHKEDNILIIGQYLDQLKVIQKNFGAPIITGQTPNKKREELYQKFRKGEIKLLIVSKVANFAIDLPDANVAIQVSGTFGSRQEEAQRLGRILRPKQFGKQAHFYTIVTRDTLDQDYALNRQLFLTEQGYQYKIIPMEQLNFTE; from the coding sequence ATGCGAAAGAAAGTAGAGAAGCCATTAATAGTTCAGTCTGACCGAACGATTTTGTTAGAGGTTGAAAATCCGTTATATGAGGAGGCACGGGATGCTCTATCTGCATTTGCAGAATTGGTGAAATCACCTGAGCATTTTCATACATATCGGATTACACCCATCTCGCTATGGAATTCTGCGTCTGCAGGTTATACAGCAACACAAATCATTGACCTGCTTCACAAATATAGCCGATATGATGTCCCATCCAATCTAATTTATGAAATTACAGATACAGTTCGTCGTTATGGCAGATTGAAATTATACAAAAGCCCACAACAGGAATTAATTCTCGAATCCGATGATACCATGCTCCTTTCAGAGTTACTCTATAACAAAGCCTTGCAGGAGTTCGGGCTAACCAAATTAGATTCTCGTCGGGTTCGCGTAAATACCCAATTTCGTGGACATTTAAAAAGTGTACTGGTAAAATTAGGTTTTCCTGCAGAAGACCTTGCTGGGTATGTAGAAGGGGCTCCTTTAAAGTTTGACCTTCGCAAAAAACTCCCTTCGGGCAAGCCCTTTGTTTTGCGAAATTATCAGACGGATGCTATCTCTGCTTTTTATGCCGGTGGAACGAACCGCGGTGGAAGTGGTGTTATTGTACTTCCCTGCGGTGCCGGTAAAACGATTGTCGGTATCGGTGTTATGCATAAATTGCAAACACATACTCTTGTGTTAACAACGAATACTGTGGCACTACGACAATGGAAAACAGAACTATTAGAAAAAACAACCCTCACGGAGGACCAAATCGGCGAATATAGTGGTGAGTTGAAAGAAATCAAACCCGTCACACTGGCTACCTACCAGATTTTAACCCATCGCAAAACCAAAGATAGCCCGTTTCTTCATTTTCGTTTGTTTGAGGACGGAGCCTGGGGTTTGATTATCTACGATGAAGTCCATCTATTACCGGCGCCCGTATTCCGTGCCACTGCAGATTTGCAAGCCCGCCGTAGATTAGGACTTACCGCAACATTAGTCCGTGAGGATGGGCGGGAAGATGAGGTGTTCAGTCTTATCGGACCCAAAAAATGCGATATCCCATGGAAAGTATTAGAAAAGCAAGGTTGGATAGCCGAAGCCCTTTGCACCGAAGTGCGTGTACCAATGCTGGAAGAGGACCGTTACAGGTATGTTGTAGCATCAAAATCCGCTAAATTCCAGATTGCATCAAAAAATCCTATAAAGATAAGTATCTGCAAACAGATTTTAGACTACCACAAAGAGGATAATATCCTTATCATCGGTCAATATTTAGACCAACTTAAAGTTATACAAAAAAACTTCGGTGCGCCCATCATCACAGGACAGACACCCAATAAAAAACGAGAAGAACTATATCAAAAATTTCGCAAAGGAGAAATAAAACTTTTGATTGTCTCCAAAGTTGCCAATTTTGCCATTGACCTACCTGATGCCAATGTCGCCATTCAAGTATCTGGCACATTCGGCTCACGACAGGAAGAAGCACAGCGATTGGGCAGAATTCTCCGACCCAAACAATTCGGGAAACAAGCCCATTTCTATACTATCGTCACACGCGATACCTTGGACCAGGATTACGCCCTTAATCGTCAACTATTTCTCACCGAACAGGGTTATCAATACAAAATCATTCCTATGGAACAATTAAATTTTACTGAGTAA
- a CDS encoding PH domain-containing protein, with protein MSEEKIVWSGTPSQIVNIGVFILCLLTCFLIVPIFYALWKYIVVKCTKYVITTERIKITTSVFSTQTDYLELYRINDLTFEQPFLLRIFSLGNLKLITSDTSTPELTLQAIPASEELQNEIRKHIETQRDKKRARVIDFT; from the coding sequence ATGTCTGAAGAAAAAATTGTCTGGTCAGGAACACCCTCGCAGATTGTGAATATCGGGGTATTCATTCTTTGTCTGCTCACTTGTTTTTTGATAGTCCCGATTTTCTATGCTCTCTGGAAATACATCGTGGTTAAATGCACAAAATATGTAATCACCACAGAACGGATTAAAATAACAACAAGTGTATTTTCTACCCAAACAGACTATCTGGAGTTATACCGTATCAATGATTTAACATTCGAACAGCCCTTCCTGCTAAGAATTTTTTCATTAGGCAACTTGAAACTAATCACATCAGATACCTCGACCCCCGAACTTACCCTACAAGCAATACCTGCATCTGAAGAACTACAAAATGAAATCCGCAAACATATCGAAACACAAAGAGATAAGAAACGAGCCCGTGTTATTGATTTCACCTAA
- a CDS encoding ABC transporter ATP-binding protein, whose translation MNNRIPYLKVDNLTKYYPVGGGLFAKARNYVRAVDHVSFNVYPGETVSLVGESGSGKTTVARLILRLIEPTDGSIYFDGVDLTKLKSKELRNIRRKIQIIFQDPYSSLNPRMTVYSMLSEVLYVHRIVPKEEIPSHIEQLLQLVGLNTDAMYRYPHEFSGGQRQRIGIARALAVNPSFLVADEPVSALDVSVQAQILNLLMELQEKLHLTYLIISHDLGVVRHISDRVLVMYLGKIVEEAPTETLFENPNHPYTKALLSAIPKPDPSASLPKLLARGEPPSPVNPPPGCSFHPRCPYATEQCKNEPPPLQNISDTHRSACWIFAKSPEDQVPQPV comes from the coding sequence ATGAATAACCGTATACCTTACTTGAAAGTGGATAATCTAACAAAATATTATCCGGTCGGTGGTGGATTGTTTGCCAAAGCACGGAATTATGTCCGTGCCGTAGACCATGTTTCTTTCAATGTTTATCCAGGGGAAACGGTTAGTCTCGTTGGTGAAAGTGGAAGCGGAAAAACTACAGTAGCGCGGCTTATACTGCGACTGATTGAGCCTACCGATGGCTCTATCTATTTCGATGGGGTTGACCTGACAAAATTAAAGTCAAAAGAATTAAGGAATATCCGACGGAAAATACAAATCATTTTCCAGGACCCATACAGTTCGCTAAATCCGCGCATGACAGTTTATTCTATGCTGTCCGAAGTGTTGTATGTCCACCGAATTGTTCCTAAAGAAGAAATTCCCAGTCATATCGAACAATTACTCCAATTAGTGGGACTGAATACAGATGCCATGTATCGCTATCCCCATGAATTTAGTGGAGGACAACGGCAACGGATTGGTATTGCACGCGCTTTAGCCGTTAATCCTTCATTTCTCGTTGCAGACGAACCTGTATCCGCTCTGGATGTATCGGTGCAGGCACAAATACTCAATCTATTGATGGAATTACAGGAAAAATTACATCTGACCTATTTAATTATCTCTCATGATTTAGGGGTTGTTCGTCATATTTCCGATAGAGTATTGGTAATGTATTTAGGAAAAATTGTTGAAGAAGCCCCAACGGAAACTTTATTTGAAAACCCCAATCACCCTTATACGAAGGCATTGCTAAGTGCTATTCCCAAACCTGACCCTTCTGCTTCTTTGCCAAAATTGTTGGCACGAGGCGAACCGCCAAGCCCTGTAAATCCACCGCCCGGATGTTCATTCCATCCGCGTTGCCCTTATGCAACAGAGCAATGTAAAAACGAGCCTCCTCCATTACAAAATATATCTGATACCCATCGTTCTGCATGCTGGATTTTCGCAAAAAGTCCCGAAGACCAAGTTCCTCAACCTGTATAA
- a CDS encoding ABC transporter ATP-binding protein → MSDLCKSDKALLNVKNLKVYFSTPTGLAYAVDDISFFIHPGESMALVGESGCGKSVTAMSILRLLTSPPVERIEGEVIFHGQDLLKLPEEELMKIRGRYISMVFQEPTSSMNPVFRVGEQIADVLKYHYGMGREESYMRIEKLFEWVGIPEPKMRIHQYPHEFSGGLIQRSMIAMALACEPELLIADEPTTALDVTIQAEILALLRRVQQERKMSLLLISHDLSVVAQIARWIVVLYAGKKVEEGSATTIYSKPSHPYTQALFDSLPIRSRGKKRLNTIPGTVPSATDLPTGCRFHPRCPKAMKICQQKEPPWTWLNKEQGTACWLFAQSEKMEKET, encoded by the coding sequence ATGAGCGATTTGTGTAAATCGGATAAAGCCCTTTTGAATGTAAAAAATCTGAAAGTATATTTTTCGACGCCCACAGGATTGGCGTATGCCGTAGATGACATTTCGTTTTTTATTCATCCGGGCGAAAGTATGGCTCTGGTAGGTGAAAGTGGATGTGGAAAATCGGTAACAGCCATGTCAATCCTGAGATTGCTAACTTCTCCACCTGTGGAACGCATAGAAGGGGAAGTAATCTTTCACGGGCAGGATTTGCTAAAACTGCCAGAAGAAGAATTGATGAAAATTCGGGGAAGATACATATCTATGGTTTTTCAAGAACCGACCAGTTCAATGAATCCCGTGTTTCGTGTTGGTGAACAAATTGCAGATGTTCTGAAATATCATTACGGGATGGGCCGTGAAGAAAGTTATATGCGGATTGAAAAATTGTTTGAATGGGTCGGCATACCAGAGCCTAAGATGCGAATACATCAATATCCCCATGAATTTTCAGGGGGACTTATCCAACGTTCCATGATTGCTATGGCATTAGCATGCGAGCCAGAATTGCTTATTGCTGACGAACCAACCACGGCTCTGGATGTTACTATACAGGCGGAGATATTGGCATTACTTCGGCGTGTTCAACAGGAACGAAAAATGAGTTTGTTGCTTATCTCTCATGATTTAAGTGTCGTTGCTCAAATTGCACGCTGGATTGTAGTTTTGTATGCGGGTAAGAAGGTGGAAGAAGGGAGTGCTACGACTATATATTCCAAACCCTCTCATCCCTATACCCAAGCCCTTTTTGATTCCCTTCCTATTCGTTCCCGTGGTAAAAAAAGATTAAATACAATTCCGGGCACCGTTCCTTCAGCAACAGATTTGCCTACGGGATGTCGTTTCCATCCACGATGTCCCAAAGCCATGAAGATATGCCAGCAAAAAGAACCCCCATGGACCTGGCTCAATAAGGAACAGGGAACGGCTTGCTGGTTGTTTGCCCAATCGGAAAAAATGGAAAAGGAGACCTGA
- a CDS encoding ABC transporter permease — translation MFRKSGNPHSYYNTVWREFCKHRLSLFALLIIVLLGLIAIMAPFIANDIPILLYKGGKLYIFPNIFTYTDLQAENLYANFDRWKPSSGEWMLKPPIPHGPLNQELEQSLQGPNRNHWLGTDDRGRDVLSRMIWGSRLSLSVGFVAVGIAVIIGVILGSLSGYFGKWVDTVVLRFIELMLVIPTFFLIITVMAFLPPSIWTIMIVIGLTGWPGVARLVRGEFLKQKQMEYVLASRALGLSNSRIMFQHILPNAMGPVFVSATFGLAGAILMESGLSFLGFGVPPPTPSWGELLKQSQGYVDFAWWLVLFPGLAIFITVTAFNLVGEGLRDAMDPRLR, via the coding sequence GTGTTCAGGAAATCAGGAAATCCACATAGTTATTACAATACAGTCTGGCGGGAATTTTGCAAACATCGTCTTTCCCTTTTTGCCTTGTTGATTATTGTTTTGTTAGGTCTCATTGCGATAATGGCACCTTTTATCGCCAATGACATCCCTATTTTGTTATATAAAGGGGGAAAATTATATATATTCCCGAATATTTTTACATATACAGATTTACAAGCAGAGAATTTATATGCGAATTTTGACCGATGGAAACCATCCAGCGGGGAATGGATGTTAAAACCACCCATTCCACACGGTCCTCTAAATCAGGAGTTGGAGCAAAGTTTGCAGGGACCCAATCGCAATCATTGGTTAGGGACAGACGACCGAGGCAGGGATGTGCTTAGCCGAATGATTTGGGGTTCTCGCTTATCGTTGAGTGTAGGTTTCGTGGCTGTTGGGATAGCTGTGATTATCGGTGTAATATTAGGCTCACTTTCGGGATATTTTGGGAAATGGGTAGATACGGTGGTCTTACGATTTATTGAGCTGATGTTGGTTATCCCAACTTTTTTCCTTATCATTACCGTAATGGCTTTTCTTCCTCCCAGTATCTGGACAATTATGATTGTTATCGGGCTGACAGGTTGGCCAGGTGTAGCACGATTGGTTCGAGGTGAATTCTTGAAGCAAAAGCAGATGGAATATGTTTTAGCATCCCGTGCATTGGGTTTAAGTAATTCGCGTATTATGTTTCAGCATATCCTGCCCAATGCGATGGGACCTGTCTTTGTTAGTGCCACATTTGGACTGGCGGGTGCTATTCTCATGGAAAGCGGATTAAGTTTTTTAGGCTTCGGTGTGCCACCACCAACCCCCAGTTGGGGTGAATTGCTAAAACAATCTCAGGGTTATGTGGATTTTGCATGGTGGTTGGTTTTATTTCCCGGTTTAGCAATTTTTATTACCGTTACAGCGTTTAATCTCGTTGGCGAGGGGTTGCGAGATGCTATGGACCCCAGATTAAGGTAA
- a CDS encoding ABC transporter permease, whose amino-acid sequence MYAYILKRLLLIIPTFIGVSLITFAIIQLAPGSPVAFKLRGEGGAMRANIETEKIIEQTKALYGLDKPILVQYALWLGRMFRLDFGKSYKDQRPVMEKIAETLPITLQFTILETLLIYLIAIPLGTYSATHQRTISDQIITLILFLLYSLPSFWVAMLLILFLGGGDWWNLFPVNGINSIDATNYSWFGWLLDRLWHMVLPLFCMTYAGLAGLSRYMRTGMLDVIRQDYIRTARAYGFSEKMVVFKYAMRNSLIPIITLFAGLLPGLIGGSVIIETIFSIPGMGRLGFEAVLTRDYPLIMGVFTISTFLTLIGLVLSDVLYAVVDPRIRLE is encoded by the coding sequence ATGTATGCCTATATCTTAAAGAGGCTATTATTAATTATTCCGACCTTTATTGGAGTTAGTTTGATAACCTTTGCAATTATCCAGTTAGCTCCGGGCAGTCCTGTGGCTTTTAAGTTACGCGGAGAAGGTGGAGCCATGCGTGCAAATATTGAGACGGAAAAGATAATCGAACAAACTAAAGCATTGTATGGTCTGGACAAACCTATCCTTGTCCAGTATGCCCTGTGGTTAGGACGAATGTTTCGTCTCGATTTTGGCAAAAGTTATAAAGACCAGCGTCCTGTAATGGAGAAAATAGCAGAGACGCTACCGATAACACTTCAATTTACCATTCTTGAAACCTTACTTATCTATCTCATTGCAATCCCCTTAGGCACCTATTCGGCAACCCATCAACGGACTATTTCTGACCAGATTATTACGCTTATCCTATTCCTTTTATATAGTCTTCCGAGTTTCTGGGTTGCTATGCTTTTAATTCTTTTTTTAGGAGGTGGTGATTGGTGGAATTTGTTCCCGGTCAATGGTATTAATAGTATTGATGCTACGAATTATTCATGGTTTGGCTGGCTACTCGACCGACTTTGGCACATGGTCTTGCCTTTGTTCTGTATGACCTATGCAGGTTTGGCAGGCTTATCCCGATATATGCGGACAGGTATGTTAGATGTAATACGGCAGGACTACATTCGAACGGCAAGGGCTTACGGATTTTCGGAAAAGATGGTTGTCTTTAAGTATGCTATGCGGAATTCATTAATTCCTATTATTACTTTATTTGCAGGACTTTTACCGGGGCTAATTGGAGGAAGTGTTATTATTGAAACCATCTTTTCTATTCCGGGCATGGGACGATTGGGCTTTGAAGCGGTATTAACCCGAGATTATCCCCTGATTATGGGTGTTTTTACCATTTCTACTTTTTTGACTTTAATCGGTCTTGTTTTAAGTGATGTTTTGTATGCCGTTGTTGACCCAAGAATTCGATTGGAGTAA